One window of the Trifolium pratense cultivar HEN17-A07 linkage group LG2, ARS_RC_1.1, whole genome shotgun sequence genome contains the following:
- the LOC123905854 gene encoding transcription factor SPATULA-like yields the protein MGDNISNSSSQDEISLFLRQILLRSSSSSSMPGSNPLQDGNISLFDSTFRPNHPLNVSSSSVAGGGGGGGGLSGNDTDEYDCESEEGAEVLTEEIPRKSGASRSSSKRSRAAEVHNLSEKRRRSRINEKMKALQNLIPNSNKTDKASMLDEAIEYLKQLQLQVQMLSLRNGLSLHPMCFPEGLHSLPFSRMSTELSEGNRSAPLNMASTLPHPQDNPLLYASNLPNKNTLLSQPSMSSYPSYINNAETSFGLESRIPAQKKRLQRSSEAIDGEDMLQHQQLNPIYSATNLGGSQVAKEFESGTAATPTTNNSLQTCITGRDQAGAIMRNTEANIIFSSQLSR from the exons ATGGGAGATAATATCTCTAATTCCTCATCACAAGATGAAATCTCTCTTTTTCTCCGTCAAATTCTCCTccgttcatcttcttcttcttccatgcCCGGATCCAACCCACTTCAAGATGGGAACATCTCACTCTTTGATTCCACTTTCAGACCAAACCATCCTTTAAATGTCTCTTCATCTTCTGTTGctggtggaggaggaggaggaggaggactcAGTGGTAATGATACTGATGAATATGACTGTGAAAGTGAG GAGGGTGCTGAAGTATTGACCGAAGAAATTCCAAGAAAGTCTGGTGCTTCTAGGAGTTCTTCAAAAAGAAGTAGAGCAGCTGAAGTTCATAACTTGTCTGAAAAg AGAAGAAGGAGTAGGATCAATGAGAAAATGAAGGCTTTACAAAATCTAATTCCTAATTCTAACAAG ACTGATAAGGCTTCAATGCTAGATGAAGCTATTGAATACCTTAAACAGCTTCAGCTCCAAGTACAG ATGCTGTCATTGAGAAATGGATTGAGTTTGCATCCCATGTGCTTTCCCGAAGGCTTGCATTCTCTTCCATTTTCTAGGATGAGTACGGAGTTGAGTGAAGGAAACAGGTCTGCCCCTTTAAACATGGCATCTACTCTGCCTCATCCCCAAGACAATCCCTTGCTCTATGCATCCAATCTACCTAACAAAAACACATTGCTGAGTCAGCCATCAATGTCCTCCTATCCTTCATATATTAACAACGCAGAAACTTCTTTCGGTCTAGAATCCCGTATTCCAGCACAGAAAAAACGTCTTCAACGATCTTCAGAG GCAATAGATGGTGAAGACATGTTGCAGCACCAGCAATTGAATCCAATCTATTCTGCTACCAATCTAGGTGGTTCTCAAG TTGCCAAAGAATTCGAGTCAGGCACAGCGGCTACACCTACTACTAACAATTCTCTGCAAACGTGCATCACCGGAAGAGATCAGGCAGGAGCAATCATGAGAAATACCGAGGCCAACATTATATTTTCATCGCAGTTAAGTAGGTAA